Proteins from a genomic interval of Sugiyamaella lignohabitans strain CBS 10342 chromosome C, complete sequence:
- the DAL5 gene encoding allantoate permease (Allantoate permease; ureidosuccinate permease; also transports dipeptides, though with lower affinity than for allantoate and ureidosuccinate; expression is constitutive but sensitive to nitrogen catabolite repression; GO_component: GO:0016021 - integral component of membrane [Evidence IEA,IEA]; GO_component: GO:0016021 - integral component of membrane [Evidence ISM] [PMID 12192589]; GO_component: GO:0016020 - membrane [Evidence IEA,IEA]; GO_component: GO:0005886 - plasma membrane [Evidence IMP,ISS] [PMID 3275614]; GO_function: GO:0015124 - allantoate transmembrane transporter activity [Evidence IMP,ISS] [PMID 3275614]; GO_function: GO:0042936 - dipeptide transporter activity [Evidence IMP] [PMID 16429164]; GO_function: GO:0042936 - dipeptide transporter activity [Evidence IGI,IMP] [PMID 17693598]; GO_function: GO:0005215 - transporter activity [Evidence IEA]; GO_process: GO:0015719 - allantoate transport [Evidence IMP] [PMID 3275614]; GO_process: GO:0042938 - dipeptide transport [Evidence IMP] [PMID 16429164]; GO_process: GO:0042938 - dipeptide transport [Evidence IGI,IMP] [PMID 17693598]; GO_process: GO:0055085 - transmembrane transport [Evidence IEA]; GO_process: GO:0006810 - transport [Evidence IEA,IEA]; GO_process: GO:0042939 - tripeptide transport [Evidence IMP] [PMID 16429164]): MGFKEDLNLVGNDFSFLGMFFYVGFLAAELPTQWLAQRISFLGKYLGINVTLWGVVLACHAACNSYAQVAVLRTLLGIFEACVAPILVLIICMWYKKQEQGKRVACFYVMNSFTSVAAGLIAYGASFTKSSFASWRIFLLCMGLVTVVCGVLVFLYLPDSPTKAKGFTDEEKLAVLLRIKDDQSGTQNNKLKGYQMLEAVSDPKVWLVVLSVMLISIPNGALSIFSSLIVNSFGFSAQETLIVGVPGGLLSGFWLLAVQYYSDKTQNRTLMNLCYLLPAILGLALMVGLENREKTTAMKTGLLISNYLSQTFGGTLALILSWNASNVAGHSKKVLVNALTFIAFPLGNIIGTQTFQAKDAPMYMPGKAAILGCLSLQCFITVGWYFLNQFYNNKKQRVLDEMDPEQRETMRRQMEFSDETDMRNPFFRYTK, from the coding sequence ATGGGTTTTAAAGAAGATCTTAATTTAGTTGGAAACGACTTTTCGTTTTTGGGAATGTTTTTCTATGTCGGGTTCTTAGCTGCTGAGCTGCCTACTCAGTGGTTGGCCCAGAGAATCTCGTTTCTCGGCAAGTATCTGGGTATTAATGTCACTCTGTGGGGTGTTGTTTTAGCTTGTCATGCTGCTTGTAATTCGTATGCTCAAGTGGCTGTTCTTAGAACATTGCTGGGTATTTTCGAGGCCTGTGTAGCTCCTATTCTCGTACTTATTATTTGCATGTGGTACAAGAAACAAGAGCAAGGAAAGAGAGTAGCATGTTTCTATGTCATGAACAGTTTTACttcagttgctgctggtctcaTTGCATATGGAGCCTCGTTCACAAAGAGTTCGTTTGCCTCTTGGAGGATCTTTTTGCTTTGCATGGGCCTTGTAACTGTCGTGTGTGGAGTACTGGTATTCTTGTACTTGCCTGATTCCCCTACAAAGGCTAAAGGATTcactgatgaagagaagCTAGCTGTGCTCCTTCGTATTAAAGATGATCAAAGTGGAACTCAGAACAACAAGTTGAAGGGATACCAAATGCTCGAGGCTGTTAGCGATCCTAAGGTGTGGTTGGTAGTTCTTTCTGTTATGTTGATCTCGATCCCTAATGGTGCCTTGTCTATTTTCAGTTCGCTTATTGTCAATAGTTTCGGTTTCAGCGCTCAAGAAACTTTGATTGTAGGTGTCCCTGGTGGTTTGTTGAGCGGTTTCTGGCTGCTTGCTGTGCAATACTACTCGGACAAGACCCAGAACAGAACCCTCATGAATCTTTGCTATTTATTACCAGCCATTCTTGGGCTAGCGCTTATGGTCGGTCTCGAGAACAGAGAAAAGACGACTGCGATGAAAACAGGACTTTTAATTTCCAACTATCTCAGTCAGACGTTCGGCGGTACTCTTGCATTGATCTTGTCTTGGAACGCATCCAATGTCGCTGGTCACTCCAAGAAAGTACTTGTCAATGCTTTGACTTTCATCGCATTTCCTCTTGGTAACATCATTGGAACTCAAACGTTTCAAGCTAAAGACGCTCCTATGTATATGCCAGGAAAGGCTGCGATTCTTGGCTGTCTCTCTCTCCAGTGTTTTATCACTGTTGGATGGTACTTTTTGAACCAGTTCTATAACAACAAGAAGCAGAGAGTCTTGGATGAGATGGATCCCGAGCAACGTGAAACAATGCGTAGACAAATGGAATTCTCTGACGAAACAGACATGCGCAATCCATTCTTCCGGTATACTAAATAA
- the ACP1 gene encoding Acp1p (Mitochondrial matrix acyl carrier protein; involved in biosynthesis of octanoate, which is a precursor to lipoic acid; activated by phosphopantetheinylation catalyzed by Ppt2p; GO_component: GO:0005739 - mitochondrion [Evidence IEA,IEA]; GO_component: GO:0005739 - mitochondrion [Evidence IDA] [PMID 14576278]; GO_component: GO:0005739 - mitochondrion [Evidence IDA] [PMID 16823961]; GO_component: GO:0070469 - respiratory chain [Evidence IEA]; GO_function: GO:0000036 - ACP phosphopantetheine attachment site binding involved in fatty acid biosynthetic process [Evidence ISS] [PMID 8394042]; GO_process: GO:0006633 - fatty acid biosynthetic process [Evidence IEA,IEA,IEA]; GO_process: GO:0006631 - fatty acid metabolic process [Evidence IEA]; GO_process: GO:0006629 - lipid metabolic process [Evidence IEA]; GO_process: GO:0009107 - lipoate biosynthetic process [Evidence IMP] [PMID 9187370]; GO_process: GO:0055114 - oxidation-reduction process [Evidence IEA]): MARSIETNMLQIADPSKITPSANFSTDLGLDSLDVVDALFFIEEEFNIEIPDHEADEIHTVAQAVDYILAQPDGK, from the coding sequence ATGGCAAGATCTATTGAAACTAACATGCTACAGATCGCCGACCCTTCCAAGATCACACCTTCAGCCAACTTCAGCACGGATCTTGGTTTGGACAGTTTGGATGTTGTGGACGCACTTTTTTTCATCGAGGAGGAGTTCAACATTGAGATCCCAGACCACGAAGCTGATGAGATCCACACTGTTGCTCAGGCTGTCGACTATATTCTTGCTCAACCTGATGGTAAGTAG
- the AMF1 gene encoding Amf1p (Putative paralog of ATR1; but not required for boron tolerance; member of the DHA2 family of drug:H+ antiporters; YOR378W is not an essential gene; GO_component: GO:0016021 - integral component of membrane [Evidence IEA,IEA]; GO_component: GO:0016021 - integral component of membrane [Evidence ISM] [PMID 12192589]; GO_component: GO:0016020 - membrane [Evidence IEA]; GO_component: GO:0005886 - plasma membrane [Evidence IEA,IEA]; GO_function: GO:0003674 - molecular_function [Evidence ND]; GO_process: GO:0008150 - biological_process [Evidence ND]; GO_process: GO:0055085 - transmembrane transport [Evidence IEA]; GO_process: GO:0006810 - transport [Evidence IEA]), translated as MTQLLEKKNGDVESLLQKEAASLDKTGSTGSGVESETQFDHQKTSKELVGGDGGGLENGLDHRLEHGMDSNLDSDPHGLDHEPDGGDSSEGGDEGSNGPESHRPNISYSREYLLILVIISAQLMTQASVAQGLSIGREIGLHFNTTDAGQLSWYVAGFSLTAGTFIVSSGRLGEIYGHKNLFVIGYAWLFVFTLIAGISSYSNSSIFFSVCRGLQGLGCAILLPNGLAIFGMLYPAGSRKNIVFALFGAVAPGGFVLGAIFSTLLAKHRWDFTFYVGSIVCFLLTIAAYVIIPNYENKSNHDRQPFDILGALTGIGGLMLFNVAWNQGPVVGWSDPYVYILLILGVLLFVAFGIVETRVSHPLVPVSTMKSSTILILTAVACGWACFGIWLYYTWQLFTVLRQQTPLLAAVEMLPALFGGFLASGAAAFLFPRIPVSVLMAMALVGFCVPSILLATNRVHETYWAASFVATVIAPFGKCFGDLPPAAWALPQTPLCSASQSGLDCGGSNNCVFYVSNFVAGMDISFPAATILLSLSVPKESQGIAASLVATVVNYAISIGLGIAGTVVRYTTPGTDEQSLLNAVRYSAYLGIGLSSLGLIFALIAVWQDRKNLSRPH; from the coding sequence ATGACTCAGCTtttagaaaaaaagaacggAGATGTCGAGTCACTGCTTCAGAAAGAAGCTGCTTCTCTTGATAAAACAGGGTCCACTGGGTCTGGTGTTGAAAGCGAGACTCAGTTCGACCACCAGAAAACCAGTAAAGAACTGGtaggtggtgatggtggtggtctggAGAACGGTCTGGATCACAGACTGGAACACGGAATGGATAGCAATTTAGATTCAGATCCTCATGGACTAGATCATGAACCAGATGGGGGCGATTCTTCAGAGGGTGGTGATGAAGGTTCAAACGGTCCTGAATCACACAGACCTAATATATCATACTCTAGAGAATATCTGCTGATCCTGGTGATTATATCAGCACAACTTATGACCCAGGCGTCAGTTGCTCAGGGTCTGTCGATTGGTCGAGAGATCGGTCTTCATTTTAATACCACTGATGCTGGTCAATTAAGTTGGTATGTGGCAGGATTCTCGCTGACTGCCGGTACATTCATTGTCAGTTCAGGCCGGTTGGGCGAGATATACGGTCATAAGAATCTATTTGTTATAGGATACGCCTGGTTATTTGTGTTTACACTAATAGCAGGTATCAGTTCATACTCGAACTCATCCATATTTTTCAGTGTTTGTCGTGGATTACAAGGACTAGGATGTGCTATTCTTCTGCCTAATGGCCTGGCCATCTTCGGCATGCTATATCCAGCAGGAAGTCGTAAGAATATTGTATTTGCATTGTTCGGGGCTGTGGCTCCAGGAGGATTCGTGCTAGGGGCTATATTCTCTACACTACTGGCCAAACATCGATGGGATTTCACCTTCTACGTCGGCTCTATTGTATGTTTTTTGCTGACAATCGCAGCATATGTGATTATCCCCAACTACGAAAACAAGTCGAATCACGACAGACAGCCTTTTGATATACTGGGCGCTCTCACTGGTATTGGTGGGTTGATGCTGTTTAATGTAGCATGGAACCAAGGTCCTGTTGTGGGGTGGTCGGACCCCTATGTATATATCCTGCTGATTCTGGGAGTGCTACTGTTTGTAGCATTTGGAATAGTAGAAACAAGAGTATCGCATCCACTTGTACCTGTATCGACCATGAAGTCGTCGACAATTCTCATTCTGACGGCCGTGGCCTGTGGATGGGCCTGTTTCGGGATCTGGCTATATTATACATGGCAGCTGTTCACAGTTCTCCGACAACAAACTCCCCTGTTAGCAGCTGTTGAGATGCTGCCAGCACTTTTTGGCGGGTTTCTAGCATCCGGTGCCGCAGCGTTCTTGTTCCCTCGTATCCCTGTATCCGTTCTCATGGCCATGGCACTTGTCGGGTTCTGCGTCCCGTCAATCCTGCTGGCCACTAACAGAGTCCACGAGACCTACTGGGCCGCCAGCTTCGTCGCCACTGTCATTGCTCCCTTTGGTAAGTGTTTtggggacctgcctccggcggcttgggcgctgccccagaccccgttgtgctctGCTTCGCAGAGCGGTTTGGACTGTGGCGGGTCAAACAACTGTGTTTTTTATGTGTCTAACTTTGTCGCAGGTATGGATATCAGTTTCCCTGCTGCCACGATCCTGCTCAGTCTGTCCGTGCCAAAAGAAAGCCAGGGAATTGCTGCCTCGCTCGTGGCCACCGTTGTCAACTACGCCATCTCTATCGGACTCGGAATCGCGGGAACCGTCGTCCGTTACACGACTCCCGGCACCGACGAGCAGTCTCTTCTCAACGCCGTTCG
- the PAT1 gene encoding Pat1p (Deadenylation-dependent mRNA-decapping factor; also required for faithful chromosome transmission, maintenance of rDNA locus stability, and protection of mRNA 3'-UTRs from trimming; associated with topoisomerase II; binds to mRNAs under glucose starvation, most often in the 3' UTR; functionally linked to Pab1p; forms cytoplasmic foci upon DNA replication stress; phosphorylation by PKA inhibits P body foci formation; GO_component: GO:0005737 - cytoplasm [Evidence IEA,IEA]; GO_component: GO:0005737 - cytoplasm [Evidence IDA] [PMID 22842922]; GO_component: GO:0005737 - cytoplasm [Evidence IDA] [PMID 23706738]; GO_component: GO:0000932 - cytoplasmic mRNA processing body [Evidence IEA]; GO_component: GO:0000932 - cytoplasmic mRNA processing body [Evidence IDA,IMP] [PMID 12730603]; GO_component: GO:0010494 - cytoplasmic stress granule [Evidence IDA] [PMID 23222640]; GO_component: GO:0022627 - cytosolic small ribosomal subunit [Evidence IDA] [PMID 10779343]; GO_component: GO:0005634 - nucleus [Evidence IEA,IEA]; GO_component: GO:0005634 - nucleus [Evidence IDA] [PMID 23706738]; GO_function: GO:0003723 - RNA binding [Evidence IEA]; GO_function: GO:0003682 - chromatin binding [Evidence IDA] [PMID 23706738]; GO_function: GO:0003729 - mRNA binding [Evidence IDA,IDA] [PMID 23222640]; GO_process: GO:0007049 - cell cycle [Evidence IEA]; GO_process: GO:0051301 - cell division [Evidence IEA]; GO_process: GO:0033962 - cytoplasmic mRNA processing body assembly [Evidence IGI,IMP] [PMID 18981231]; GO_process: GO:0000290 - deadenylation-dependent decapping of nuclear-transcribed mRNA [Evidence IMP,IPI] [PMID 10913177]; GO_process: GO:0001731 - formation of translation preinitiation complex [Evidence IMP] [PMID 20832728]; GO_process: GO:0006397 - mRNA processing [Evidence IEA]; GO_process: GO:0045947 - negative regulation of translational initiation [Evidence IDA,IMP] [PMID 20832728]; GO_process: GO:0006417 - regulation of translation [Evidence IEA]; GO_process: GO:0006446 - regulation of translational initiation [Evidence IGI,IMP] [PMID 10779343]), with the protein MSFFGVKTASSGGEAAVYEFDDTYDDNLGAALEETNDDFNDETFGDFGDGVGNDFDFAGQTANVADTIDEEQFTFARNAGGKLGSVSGAGGAGGSGLNLLPSTTGSVPSLQPIASLWGTAGVDKKPEPQPAAQQQQPQQPQQPKILSLEEVEAQMLGKSQQQLPHGVLPQPPQGFPPQGFPPQGFFPQGFPPQGFPPQGFPGQGFPQVPQGYPPQGFPPQGYPLPQDPAVLMSSGYYGSGAGPTPGQPGLGQPGQPGQPPHQQQIPGQQQLQQQQQQPQQQQQAQFQQPPAGQSVQADSAIKQIEGQLAQTSVQDQGQSQGQRPQGAHGQEANAQNNAQGNAQTPYSLPQQVQQGQQPVVPLNQVINEDLAQSEAEHQRMFEKSRKIAEIVKYNGLMSQWDKNFIMRIQLQQMVTADPYNEDFYYQVHSAIQARNNPQQPLNEFARTYLLQRGQRGNGRFRRHNDNPLQRMQQQVQRAVAAAKEHPKKEQIAPEGALGKISVGGGKQPRKALNVAGSASNIPSSPSTSSSAKVEALKKLTLTSSTSQSGTYTKKGLLRSIENVYTILLEIESVERSRPSEDFNDQQQQQHQQQAAEDVADSDSSPAATPASVVSYEERLQTWQDKMQTLVDQLWNELQVLEPIDSANNQPFILMLSHDKGKKVIPRIFRHLSQKQRLTVLTRIVAHIESLDVVKDGDYGSSGTLSAKTRESIELFSQTVLPPLVHLVSESSYDVVIGLLEIMLNSSNMVHVSSTKIGLAFLTVLISRAELISQEESEAATPSAAATRDLANWQATFNTLFTKVQGHLSSIFPPRNVDNSYVWHFLASLALAAKLEHQRIIVDEVREMIFGTMNEAKALPVELGVSKIANLNLFLNVMGLNATTTEITELSSQ; encoded by the coding sequence ATGTCGTTCTTCGGAGTCAAGACGGCGTCTTCTGGCGGGGAAGCGGCCGTGTATGAGTTCGACGACACTTATGACGATAATCTTGGCGCTGCCTTAGAAGAGACGAATGATGATTTCAATGACGAGACATTTGGAGATTTTGGAGATGGAGTTGGTAATGATTTCGATTTTGCCGGACAGACTGCCAATGTAGCAGACACAATTGACGAGGAACAATTCACGTTTGCTAGaaatgctggtggtaaGCTTGGTAGTGTTAGTGGagcaggtggtgctggaggtAGTGGACTCAATTTATTGCCTTCTACCACAGGTTCAGTTCCTAGTTTACAACCGATAGCTTCTTTGTGGGGTACCGCGGGGGTCGACAAGAAACCAGAACCTCAACCAGCcgctcaacaacaacaaccacaacaacctcaacaacctAAGATTCTGTCTTTGGAAGAAGTGGAAGCCCAGATGCTTGGTAaatctcaacagcagttaCCTCATGGCGTGCTTCCTCAACCTCCTCAAGGGTTTCCACCTCAAGGATTCCCTCCTCAGGGGTTCTTTCCTCAGGGATTCCCTCCACAAGGATTTCCTCCTCAAGGATTCCCAGGCCAAGGATTTCCTCAGGTACCACAGGGATATCCTCCTCAAGGATTCCCTCCTCAAGGATATCCACTGCCTCAGGACCCTGCTGTGTTGATGAGTAGTGGATACTATGGCTCAGGTGCGGGTCCTACTCCTGGTCAACCCGGTTTAGGCCAACCTGGCCAACCTGGTCAAcctcctcatcaacaacagattccaggtcaacaacaactgcagcaacagcagcagcaaccacaacagcaacaacaagcACAATTCCAACAGCCACCAGCAGGTCAGAGTGTTCAAGCCGATAGTGCAATTAAGCAGATCGAAGGACAATTGGCACAAACTAGTGTGCAAGACCAAGGACAATCTCAGGGCCAGAGACCACAGGGAGCTCATGGACAAGAAGCTAATGCCCAGAATAACGCGCAAGGAAATGCTCAAACTCCATACTCACTTCCACAGCAGGTTCAACAGGGTCAACAGCCCGTGGTTCCATTGAACCAAGTAATCAATGAAGACCTGGCACAATCTGAAGCCGAGCACCAGAGAATGTTTGAAAAGTCTCGTAAGATTGCTGAGATTGTCAAGTATAACGGACTCATGTCACAATGGGATAAGAACTTTATTATGAGAATCCAGTTACAACAAATGGTAACTGCCGACCCATATAACGAGGACTTTTATTATCAGGTTCACTCTGCTATTCAAGCAAGAAACAACCCGCAACAACCTCTTAATGAGTTTGCTCGTACGTACCTTCTTCAAAGAGGCCAACGAGGAAACGGTAGATTCAGACGTCATAACGATAATCCCCTGCAAAGAATGCAACAGCAAGTTCAAAGAgcagtggctgctgctaaggAACATccaaagaaagaacaaattgCTCCTGAAGGTGCACTTGGTAAGATCTCGGTTGGCGGAGGTAAACAACCAAGGAAAGCACTCAATGTAGCAGGCTCTGCTTCCAACATTCCATCCAGTCCATCTACCTCATCTTCTGCAAAGGTTGAGGCTCTTAAGAAACTCACTTTAACATCTTCGACCAGCCAATCCGGCACATACACTAAAAAGGGACTATTACggtcaattgaaaatgtATATACGATTCTCCTTGAGATTGAAAGTGTAGAGAGATCGAGACCCAGTGAGGATTTTAAtgaccaacaacaacaacaacaccagcagcaagcaGCTGAGGATGTTGCTGATTCAGATTCGTCTCCAGCCGCTACACCAGCATCTGTTGTCAGTTATGAAGAACGGTTACAAACATGGCAAGATAAGATGCAAACACTTGTAGACCAGCTATGGAACGAGTTACAGGTCCTCGAGCCAATTGATTCGGCTAATAACCAACCATTCATTCTCATGCTGTCACACGACAAGGGCAAGAAGGTGATTCCTCGTATCTTCCGTCACTTGTCACAGAAGCAGCGTCTGACTGTGCTGACCCGTATCGTTGCTCATATCGAGTCTCTCGACGTAGTTAAAGACGGTGATTATGGATCCAGTGGTACATTATCGGCCAAGACCAGAGAATCCATTGAACTGTTTTCACAAACTGTGCTGCCACCATTAGTGCATCTTGTATCCGAGTCGTCATATGATGTAGTGATTGGTCTGTTAGAGATCATGCTCAACAGCTCGAATATGGTGCATGTCTCGTCTACTAAGATTGGTCTTGCATTCCTTACAGTACTGATTTCACGAGCTGAACTCATCAGTCAAGAAGAGTCCGAGGCCGCAACCccatcagctgctgctactcgTGATCTTGCCAACTGGCAAGCCACTTTCAACACCCTGTTTACAAAGGTCCAGGGCCACCTGTCGAGTATATTCCCACCCCGCAACGTCGATAACTCGTACGTCTGGCACTTCCTCGCATCACTCGCTCTAGCCGCCAAACTCGAGCACCAACGGATTATTGTCGACGAGGTGCGCGAAATGATCTTCGGCACCATGAACGAGGCCAAGGCCCTCCCTGTCGAGCTGGGAGTCTCGAAAATCGCCAACCTCAACCTCTTCCTCAACGTCATGGGACTCAatgccaccaccaccgagATCACCGAACTTTCCAGCCAATAA